In Rhodococcus rhodochrous, a single genomic region encodes these proteins:
- a CDS encoding IS481-like element ISRae1 family transposase, with protein sequence MLHRNAPLSVEGRRRLVERCQTRPLSHVAAEMGISRACASKWMARYREHGELGLLDRPSVPHHHPTATPAETVARIETLRRKHKWSAARIAHELAADGISISVRTVSRHLAHLGLNRRRFLDPNGENNRQPRRIIARWPGHMVHVDIKKVGRIPDGGGWRVHGKGSDQAKKVERAKTAGARAGYVYLHSAVDGFSRLAYTEALADEKAATAIGFMHRARVFFAAHGIVHIHRVVTDNGSCYRAKDFAKVLHGGRHQRITPYTPRHNGKVERYNRILAEEFLYARVWVSERQRAQALQVWNVHYNYHRPHTAVGNRPPASKLRTGVTNVMASYS encoded by the coding sequence GTGCTCCACCGTAACGCCCCACTGTCCGTCGAAGGTCGCCGCCGTCTCGTCGAGCGGTGCCAGACTCGTCCGCTGTCCCATGTCGCCGCCGAGATGGGGATCTCCCGGGCCTGCGCCAGCAAATGGATGGCCCGCTACCGCGAACACGGTGAACTCGGCCTGCTCGACCGCCCCAGCGTCCCGCACCACCACCCCACCGCGACCCCGGCCGAGACCGTGGCGCGGATCGAGACCCTGCGACGGAAGCACAAGTGGTCCGCGGCTCGTATCGCACACGAGCTCGCCGCCGACGGCATCAGCATCTCGGTACGCACCGTCAGCCGGCACCTCGCTCACCTCGGCTTGAACCGGCGCAGGTTCCTCGATCCGAACGGCGAGAACAACCGCCAGCCACGCCGGATCATCGCCCGCTGGCCCGGCCACATGGTGCACGTCGACATCAAAAAAGTCGGCCGAATCCCCGACGGCGGTGGCTGGCGGGTCCACGGCAAGGGCTCGGATCAGGCCAAGAAAGTCGAGCGCGCCAAGACCGCCGGTGCCCGCGCCGGCTACGTCTACCTGCACTCGGCGGTCGACGGGTTCTCCCGCCTCGCCTACACCGAGGCCCTGGCCGACGAGAAAGCCGCCACGGCAATCGGGTTCATGCACCGGGCGAGAGTGTTCTTCGCCGCCCACGGCATCGTGCACATCCACCGGGTGGTCACCGACAACGGGTCCTGCTACCGGGCGAAGGACTTCGCGAAAGTGCTCCACGGTGGCCGGCATCAACGGATCACCCCGTACACCCCTCGTCACAACGGGAAGGTCGAGCGCTACAACCGGATTCTGGCCGAGGAGTTCCTCTACGCCCGCGTCTGGGTCAGCGAACGGCAACGCGCCCAGGCGCTACAGGTGTGGAATGTGCACTACAACTATCATCGTCCGCATACTGCCGTCGGTAATCGGCCGCCCGCGAGCAAACTCCGGACCGGTGTCACCAACGTCATGGCCTCATACAGCTAA
- a CDS encoding TetR/AcrR family transcriptional regulator: MTVSDSIWLRSDTGRPGPRPAYTLDQLADACVRIADEDGIRALSMRRLADTLGTAPASLYRYVSGKTDLVDLMVDRAGAEYRFAPLTGDVRADVLDIAEQSRAIHRRHPWLSQVTASTLGPNSMRYLDHLVGALAPAGLDPTATMTGVALLSGWVTNFAAQEAAGMSAGAAGGGAAHIAAMLEHGDYPHLTALMTGASSGGPAGDAADPDGGSGTDANDRAFRAGIDALLFGIAPTR, translated from the coding sequence ATGACGGTCTCCGACTCGATCTGGCTGCGGTCCGACACCGGGCGTCCCGGTCCGCGACCGGCCTACACGCTCGACCAGCTCGCGGACGCGTGCGTGCGGATCGCCGACGAGGACGGCATCCGCGCCCTGTCCATGCGCAGGCTCGCCGACACCCTCGGTACCGCCCCCGCGTCGCTCTACCGCTACGTCTCGGGCAAGACCGATCTCGTGGACCTCATGGTCGACCGAGCCGGCGCCGAATACCGCTTCGCTCCACTGACCGGCGACGTGCGCGCCGACGTACTCGACATCGCCGAACAGTCCCGCGCGATCCACCGCCGGCACCCCTGGCTGAGCCAGGTCACCGCATCGACGCTCGGCCCGAACTCGATGCGGTATCTCGACCACCTCGTCGGCGCCCTCGCCCCCGCCGGACTCGACCCGACCGCGACGATGACCGGAGTCGCCCTCCTGTCGGGGTGGGTCACCAACTTCGCCGCGCAGGAGGCCGCCGGGATGTCGGCAGGGGCGGCCGGCGGCGGAGCCGCGCACATCGCCGCGATGCTCGAGCACGGCGACTACCCGCACCTCACCGCCCTGATGACCGGCGCGTCCTCCGGGGGGCCCGCAGGGGACGCCGCCGATCCCGACGGCGGCAGCGGTACCGATGCGAACGACCGTGCGTTCCGCGCCGGCATCGACGCGCTCCTGTTCGGCATCGCGCCGACTCGCTGA
- a CDS encoding ABC transporter ATP-binding protein gives MALEAEGLTRTFGDRTVVDDVQLRVPPGRVHALLGPNGSGKTTTVRMLATLLRPTAGRARVRGFDVVRDAARVKRCIGFVGQYHAVDLRLTGVENLTIVARLHGLAGRAAHARAVELLDRFGLADAANRQASTYSGGMRRRLDLLGGMLVRPDVLFLDEPTTGLDPSSRNEIYGMVGELVAEGTAVLLTTQYLDEADRLADDITILDAGRTIATGTPAEIKEAVGSGLDLVLPGAAHVDEAVAVIGAFGLRHTGVRTPGANDSVRLSFTTEAHSVPLLPVLRALGEAGVPVDDIGRRRVGLDEAFLTLTGRERIEESA, from the coding sequence ATGGCACTCGAGGCGGAAGGCCTCACCCGGACGTTCGGTGATCGCACCGTCGTCGACGACGTCCAGCTGCGCGTCCCGCCGGGACGCGTCCATGCGCTCCTCGGTCCGAACGGATCGGGGAAGACCACCACCGTGCGGATGCTCGCCACCCTGCTGCGGCCCACGGCCGGTCGTGCCCGCGTACGCGGCTTCGACGTGGTGCGCGATGCGGCCCGCGTGAAGCGCTGCATCGGCTTCGTCGGCCAGTACCACGCGGTGGATCTGCGGCTGACCGGTGTCGAGAACCTGACGATCGTCGCTCGCCTGCACGGTCTGGCCGGTCGCGCCGCCCACGCCCGCGCGGTCGAACTGCTCGACCGCTTCGGTCTGGCCGACGCTGCGAACCGGCAGGCGAGCACCTACTCCGGCGGCATGCGCCGGCGGCTGGATCTGCTCGGCGGGATGCTCGTGCGACCCGACGTGCTCTTCCTCGACGAACCGACCACCGGTCTCGATCCGAGCAGTCGCAACGAGATCTACGGGATGGTCGGCGAACTGGTCGCCGAGGGCACCGCGGTCCTGCTCACCACGCAGTATCTCGACGAGGCCGACCGGCTTGCCGACGACATCACCATCCTCGACGCGGGCCGGACGATCGCGACCGGCACTCCCGCCGAGATCAAGGAGGCGGTCGGCTCCGGACTCGACCTCGTCCTGCCCGGTGCCGCCCACGTCGACGAGGCCGTCGCCGTCATCGGCGCATTCGGCCTGCGCCACACCGGCGTCCGGACGCCGGGGGCGAACGACTCGGTCCGGCTGTCGTTCACGACCGAGGCCCACTCGGTGCCGTTGCTGCCGGTGCTGCGCGCCCTCGGCGAGGCAGGTGTCCCCGTCGACGACATCGGCCGACGCCGCGTGGGTCTCGACGAGGCGTTCCTGACCCTGACCGGACGTGAGCGAATCGAGGAGTCCGCATGA
- a CDS encoding ABC transporter permease: MTTIHESGHGSSALTGTRTLLHRVLLTYRHSPALLFVTLTAPLGMMLLFGFVFAGALSGGEGATYRAYLMPGVLVLVAAMGLATTAATANADMRSGLSDRFRTLPTSPVAAPAGLVFAETLTCAVTLAPMVGIGYLVGWRIEADAGEIALAVLVLLLFRFALSWVGVWLGVSIRDEQVLQQCAPMIFGAIMFSNIFVPTDTMPVVVRQIAEWNPVSAVVGALRELLSASAPVPADVAWPLHHPVWSAFGWCVVLLVVTVPLAVRRYTADHRIR, from the coding sequence ATGACCACCATCCACGAGTCCGGCCACGGCAGTTCTGCCCTCACCGGCACCCGGACGTTGCTGCACCGCGTCCTGCTGACCTACCGGCATTCGCCGGCCCTGCTGTTCGTCACCCTCACCGCACCGTTGGGCATGATGCTGCTCTTCGGATTCGTCTTCGCCGGCGCCCTGTCCGGTGGCGAGGGCGCCACCTACCGCGCGTATCTGATGCCGGGCGTACTCGTCCTCGTGGCGGCCATGGGCCTCGCGACCACCGCCGCCACCGCCAACGCCGACATGCGCAGCGGACTGTCGGATCGCTTCCGGACCCTGCCCACCTCCCCGGTGGCCGCACCCGCCGGCCTTGTCTTCGCCGAGACCCTGACGTGTGCGGTCACGCTGGCGCCGATGGTCGGCATCGGATATCTTGTCGGCTGGCGGATCGAGGCGGACGCCGGGGAGATCGCCCTCGCCGTGCTGGTGCTGCTGTTGTTCCGGTTCGCCCTCTCGTGGGTGGGTGTGTGGCTCGGCGTCTCGATCCGGGACGAGCAGGTCCTGCAGCAGTGCGCACCGATGATCTTCGGCGCGATCATGTTCTCGAACATCTTCGTGCCCACCGACACGATGCCGGTGGTGGTCCGGCAGATCGCGGAGTGGAATCCCGTCAGTGCCGTCGTGGGTGCGCTGCGTGAGCTGCTCTCGGCGTCCGCGCCGGTACCCGCGGATGTGGCGTGGCCGCTGCACCATCCGGTGTGGTCGGCGTTCGGCTGGTGCGTCGTGCTGCTCGTCGTGACGGTCCCGCTCGCGGTGCGCCGATACACGGCCGATCACCG